The nucleotide sequence AGAAAATTCAAAATCAAATGCACAAACACAAGTAGCTGAATTAAGTAATTTAAGTGACATTGAAAAAGATGCTTACAAACAAAAATTGAAAAATGCAACCTTAAAATACCAAAATTCAACCAATTCAGATTGAGTAATTCAAGATCAAGATGAAAATAATACAAAATTAAAATTTGATCATGATGTGATTGCTATCTTAGAACAAGCACAAGCAGATAATGCTGCAAAACAAGTTTTAATTAATCATATTAATAATGATTTAGCAAACATAACTCAAAATCAAAAAGCTACTTTAGTAAATAAAGTTAAAGCTGCAGATGTATCGCAAATAACAGGTTTAACTAAATATGCTGATGATTTAGATAAAGCGATGTTAGATTATAAAAATGAAAACTTTGGTGATATCAAAAACGAAATTGACTATACACAGGCTTCGAGCGAAAATCAAAAGGCTTTTGACGTACAACTTGAAAACCAAAAGAATAATACTAACGTTCAAAATGGAGCTGATTTTAATTTAGTTACAGTTAAAGCTGAACATGCTAAATTAATCGAAGCTCGTGAAGCTCTTGATGGTGAAGAACGTTTAGCAGAAGCCAAAGCTAAGGCTAAAGCGAAAGTTAACAATGAATATAATAACTTAAGCGATACACAAAAAGTAGCTGCTAAAAATCTAATTGATAAGCAAAATACAATTGCAGATGTTGAAGCTAAAGATGTTAATCATTCAGCTCTTAATTCAGCAACCGAATTGTTAAACAAACATATTTCTGAAGAAGCTGCAACCAAAGCAGATATTAAATATACTGGTTCAGAAGAAGCAAAACGTCAAGCATATGATGATGCTATTGCAGCTGCTAAAGAATTGCAAGCAAAATTACAAGAATCAAATACAGTAGCCGATGAATTACTTAATACTCAAGCAATTCAAGATATAAATGATGGAGTTCAAAGTGCATTGGATGCTCTAAATGGTGAACAAAATATGCAAAAAGTTCGCAATGATGCAAACAATGTAATTGATTCATTAGAAGAATTAAACCAAGCTCAAAAAGATAGTTTAAAACAAACTATTTCAAAACAAACAACTCCTGAAGCGGTTGCACAAGAAACTGCAAAAGCGCGTGAACTTGATGCGGCAATGGAAAAATTAAATGACGTGTATGAAGTCGAGTTGGTTGACAAAACTAAAGAATCGATTCGTTATATCAATGCAGATGAAAACTTGCAAAAAAATTATGATGATGCATTGCTTGAAGCTGCAAAAGTTTCAAAAGTTGATGAAAACCAAACCAATAAGAAAACTGCATTAGTTGATATTAAGGCTGTTAAAGAATTAGCAACAAACCTAGAAAATACCAAAACTGCATTAAATGGTGATGAAAAACTAAACGAAGCTCACAATAACGCTGAAGAATTTATTAACAACTTAAAACACCTTAATGATGCACAAAAAGCAGAATTAATCAAACAAGCAAAAGAGAAAGATTCAATTGCTCAAACTGAAGCAATTAAAGATAAAGCTCAAAAACTTGATGATGCAATGAAAGATTTAAAAGATGCAATTGTGACTGTTGAAAAAGAATTGCAAGCAAATCCAGTTAAATACGACAATGCCGATCAAGAATTAAAAGATGCATACGATCAAATTGCTAAAATTGCTAAAGATTTAGTTGATCCAAGTGGAGAAAATAAAGATCAAAATGCAGTTGAAACAATCAAAAATAGCTTAATTGATGCTAAAAATGCATTAAATGGTGATGCAAAACTCGCCAAAGATAAGAATGATTTAATTAATGAAATCACTCAAAATCCTGACTTGACTCCAAGTCAAAAAGATAAGTTAGTTGAAGTTGTAAATCAAGCAAGTAACAGTGACGAGCTTGAAAAAGCAAAAGAATTATTTGATACTATTAAGTCGAAAATGGAAGAGTTACGGAATGTACAAAAACAAGCAAAAGAGTTACAAAATAGTGACAAATATGCAAATGCAAGTGTCCAAACTCGCCAACCTTTAGATCAATATATTGTTAAAAATGATGAATTCTTAAATTCTGATTTAAGTGAACCAATTGATTGAGCTACAATTAACGATCAAATCGATCAATTAATCGCTAAAACCAAAACAGATATGACTAACTTAACTCAAGAAGCTCAAGATAATTTAGATCAAGCTAAAGAATCAGCTTTAACATACTTAGATGATTTAAGCAGCTTAAATAATGCTCAATTAGATAATTTTAAAGATCAAATTAATACTGCTAACTTAATCACAGATGCTTCAGATTCAATCGAAAGCATTAAAGAAATTGCAAATACATTGAATGATTTAATGTCAAAATTAAATGATTACATTGAAAATGTGGTTGAATCAGCAAATAATGCTGATCCTCGCACAAGTGTTAACTATATTAATGCAGATCAAGAATTAAAAGATAATTTTGATGCTTCATATGTAAATGCAACAACATTAGTTGATAAAGAATTAGGTGCAAATCTTAATTTTGATGAAACTAATGATGTGTACTTGAAACTTAAAAAAGATTTCGAAGCACTTAATGGTGAACAAAACAAACGCTTAAATGCAGCGGAATTAGAAAAATTAGTCAATGAAGCAAGTGAGTTTATGCAAAAAGCTCCTTACACTACTTCGAATCCAGAAAAACAAAATACTTATAATGTTGCAATTGAAGATGGTAAAAAAGTTCTTGAAAACCTTGAAAATGCAACAGTTGAAGAAATTCAAGAAGCAATTGATAAAATCAAAGATGCAATCAAGCAAATTTATGACAATAAAGATGACTTGAAAAACATTGTTGATCAATTACCAAATCTTTCTGAGCAAGAAAAAGAACATTTTAAAGATCTAATTCAAAATGAAGAAGATCCAGTTAAACGTGATGAAATTCTACGTGAAGCTCAAAAAATCAGCGATCAAAAACAAGAATTAATTAATTTAATTAATGAACAACCTAATTTATCTGATGCAGATAAAGAACAATTAAGAGATAAAGTTGTAAATGCTGACTCAAGTCAAGAAAATTGATATGACAAACTTAAAGATAACATTAATAAAGCTAATGACTTAATTAAGAAATCAGTTGATAAAATTAGTAACCATACTTTAAATAATGAGCAGTTAGACCAATTAATCAAAGATCTTGCCGATGCTGGTGTAACAAATCCAGATTATGACAAGATTGTCGATGGATTGAAAAAATACAATGACTTAACAAATGCATTAACTAACTACCGTAATTCACATGTTCTTGATGAAAATTACCAAGATCTAAAAGATGCTTTAGTTGCTGCAATTAACGACACAGTCGATTTTGCAGTTACACACGAAGAATTAAGCAAATTAAAAGATCAATTAGTTTCTCAAAAAGAACAATTGAATGAAGTTGCTAACGGTGAAATGAATTTAGTTGATTCATTAATTAATAAAGATCAAAGTAAGTTTGATGAAGCGTTAAATTCAATTAATAAAATTATTTCAGATAAATATAGTGAATTTAACAAAGAATTAAAGGATAAAAACTACTTTCAAATTACCAATAAACCTGCTTCGCAAATTAGTGAAAATGATATTAATTTAATTAATAGCATTGAACAAAAAGATGCTTCCGAAGTAATCTACAGTGCACTACAAGAAGCATTAAAAACAGAATCAAAAGCAGATAATTTAAGTATTTTCTGATGAATTTTACTTGGATTATTTACCGCAGGAATTGGTCCTAGCATTTACTTTCTTGCTAAAAAGTCGAAAAAAGACGAAGAATAAAAACTAATTTACAAAACAAAAAGTTGAATAGCAATATTCAGCTTTTTTTGCGCACCTAAGTTTGACACTTTTCCTGCATTTCTCACCCTGAGTTTCCAAGTTGAGCCATATAATTGGCTCATTTTTTTTACACATATATCATAGATATATGAATAAATAAAAAAATTCATTTTTTTACTTACATTACACACATAAAATGATATAATAAGTGTATGAACTACAATCTATGCAAGAAAAAGCAAAATGGAAAATATTATTTAGTTTTAGCTATTTCAAAAGGTTTTAAAAAAGGTTACGGTAGTCAAATCGGTTTAGGCTATTGAGAAGATATAAAAGAAAAATATTCATTATCCTCTATTGAGGATATTCAAAGAAATCGCAAGTGAAGTAAAATTGATGTTAATTTGGATAAGCAAAGTGCAAAAGAAGAGTTTTTCAAATTACTAAAACCTAATTCAGTAAAAACGAGCATTCAAAATATTGGTATCGATTTAATTTACAAAATCATTAAAGAACTAGATTTGTTTTCAGCGTTACCAAAAAGCAAACATAAATCTTTAGAAGAGGTTTTAGAATTTTTTATAGCCACAAGAATTATTTTGCCAAGAAGCTATATGTCGCAATACAAAAATAAGAATGACTTCATAAACGATATTAATGTTAAAAAAACATCAATTTACAACTACCTTGATGTTATTTTAGAAAACAAAGATTCAGTTTTAGTAAACCTTTTTAACAAAATAAATGAATTAACTAACCGTAATAATGAAATTATTCATTTTGATAATACAACTGTTTATTTTGAAAGCTTCACACGAAAAGGTATCAGAAAAAACGGATTTTCAAAAGATGGAAAACATAATGAAGATCAGGTGGTGATTGCTATGGCTGTAGATTGAAACGGAATACCATTACACTATAAAGTTTTTCCAGGGAATACTGCGGATGGTAAAACAATGTTATCGTTTGTTTTAGAACTGCAATTTCTTTATAAAATAAACGACATTACAATAGTCGCTGATCGTGGAATTAATAATAATGCGAATTTGCGTTTTCTAGAACAAAAAGGTATTAAATACATATTCCAAAAAAGATTAGATACTTTAAGCAACGAGATGAAAAAATTTATTTTACAAGACGAAAACTATACTTTCAGAGATGATTTTTTCTGAAAAGAACAAATGGTGGAATCTATATGAAACAAAAAGAGATTTAATGGCCAATACCGAAAATGATGTGTGTTTTTTAGTCCTGGTAAAAGAACACTAGACAAGTTAAAAAGAAACAATTTCATCGATAAACTAAATCAAAAAGCTATTAACGGAGAACTACATCTTAGTTCATTAGTTCCTGAATACAAAAAGAAATATATGGATATAAATGGTAAAACGGTCGACGAAATTAACTGAGAAAAATAAAGAAAAAGGAATCAGAGGATGGTTTTTATATTATTGAAACCAATATTCTTAACTTAACACCATCAAGAGCTAATGAAATTTATAAAAGACAATGAAAAGTAGAAGAAAACTTTAGAACACTGAAATCTTCTTTACAAGTTAGACCTGTATTTGTACACAGCGAAAAACACATACTAGCACATCTTTTATTGTGTTTTATTGCTCTCGTTGTTTTAAAATATTCTCTTTACAAATTAAAAAATTATTATAAAAGCAACGGAGAAATACAAAGAGTGACTTTAGATCTATTTATTGATTCTTTAAGGATGATGACAATTACAAGAAAAGAAATTGATGGTAAAGTTGTTCAGGAAATAATAAATGATTTAGATGAAAATCATAAAGAAAACATAAAAATTTACAAAGACTTTATTGCATGCATGACGTAATTCTATGTGTGTAATTTTAATTACGAAAAAACAAATACGCCTATATAGTAGACGTATTTGTTTTTTATACTTGAGTAACTTGGAAACTCAGGGTTAAAAGTTGTTAATTTTAAACTGCTCACGCCACTCCTTTTATTTAAAATTTTATCTAACCTAAGTTGGTTTATAAATTAAAGTCTAAGGCTGTGACATTTTGTTTAATATTTAATACGTAGAAAACTTGGTACTTTTTTAATTAAAACTATTAATTTTGTCTATAATTTTTACCTATCTAGTCATTTCTCTAGATAACTTATATACTAGCAGCAGGGATTACAGTCTAATTTTATTAGATTTAAAATCTCACACTGGTGCGGCCGAGTTCCATACGCATACCTAAGTGATACGGTCTTTTATGTGAGTACTTGTAGTATCATAACGCAATCCGAACTCCAAAAAAGGCGCTTACAAAAGCGTCTTTTTTCGTGTCATTTTGCTCCTAAAGCTCTTAATTACCGCAAAAGTGCAAAATAAAAGTCTCACGTGTGTGAGACTCTATTTTATCTATTTTTTAGTTCCTAATTCTTGAATTAATTTATCAACAAAAGTATCTTCGCTTAAACGTGAAACGATTGCGTTTTCTTGAATAAATCCTTTAATCATGTTAACATCCATGTTGTAAAGTTTTGCAATTCTTTCGTATTCAGCTTCAATTGCTTTAGCAGCAACAGGTTCAGGTTTGAATCTGTTTTTTAATTCATTGTAAACAAATGCTTTTGATAATTCAGCAATTGCTGCTTTTTTCATTTCTTCATGAATATCTTCTTCACTTGATTTTGTTACAGCTAAATATTCATGTCTTTTAATACCTTGTTGTTTTAATGTTTGGTTGAAGTTGTTGTTTAATTCAGTAACTTTTGATTCAACGATTCTATCGTTAATATTAAATGGATTTTTAGCAATAATTTCATCAATTAATTCACTTAAGAATTTGCTTTTAGCTTGTTCGCTTAATCTTTGTTTTACAATATCAGCTAATGCATTTCTTAATTCTTCAACTGTTTTAACATTTGGAATTCCGAATAAGAATACATTTTCTTCTGTTAATTCAGGAATATCAAGTTTACTAATTGAGTGAATTTTTACTTGGAATACTGCTTCTTTGTTTCTAAAATCTTTTACGTAGTATTCAGCAGGGAATGTTACAACTACATCACCTTCTCATCCAG is from Mycoplasmopsis pullorum and encodes:
- the tig gene encoding trigger factor, encoding MLKALKDDKLQQIKVAVNVSKEEWAKAQEDAKKALLKQVKVKGFRKGKVPSHIAEKNISPIQVLDRALNSISSKYIAEATNVALETKERIFDRPDLVPTKISEEELSFEFVYPLMVNLSQIKLDNLKTKYKVEKFKESMVDDMVKETLSKQSVMLPKEGEAALGDVVLIDFKGFINDEAFEGGEAEKFELTLGSGQFIPGFEDQLVGKAAGWEGDVVVTFPAEYYVKDFRNKEAVFQVKIHSISKLDIPELTEENVFLFGIPNVKTVEELRNALADIVKQRLSEQAKSKFLSELIDEIIAKNPFNINDRIVESKVTELNNNFNQTLKQQGIKRHEYLAVTKSSEEDIHEEMKKAAIAELSKAFVYNELKNRFKPEPVAAKAIEAEYERIAKLYNMDVNMIKGFIQENAIVSRLSEDTFVDKLIQELGTKK